In the genome of Mytilus edulis chromosome 3, xbMytEdul2.2, whole genome shotgun sequence, one region contains:
- the LOC139517908 gene encoding RNA-binding motif protein, X chromosome-like isoform X11, translated as MRNGDDRRGSSDRRGGGSFRGYSRGGGIGDRRNSFEKRGGFSARRGAGGSSRRGGFGDRRGFSGMSDRRGGGGGGFRGSRGSSRGGGSSMRRDRSPIRRDFDPPPRRSESDRFGGPPRSRDYNQSPPRDYNRGPPVDSRMPPSRSASTRDYPSRDYPPQSRAYTPPPPSRDYGSRDYDRGPPSRDRGPPSSRDYGPPSREFNGAPSRSSFGTRDPISSMSRDDFPSSRDTYSRDPPARDYPVSRDFGSSRGPPARTYDDRGAPSRDRGPPPRDYDSYRDSGRSSGPPPSRFNGPDSGRSSGPPPSRSGPPPSRNGPPPGRFSSLGSSRETSNISRPSRGPPRGPPSPRGPPPREDRSRDRESFSAGSRRPAPSDSRGPPVKRARPGGPPRGGGPPFRR; from the exons ATGAGAAACGGAGATGACAGAAGAGGAAGTTCAGATAGGAGAGGTGGTGGAAGTTTCAGAGGTTACAGCAGAGGTGGAGGAATAGGAGATAGACGTAACAGCTTTGAAAAAAGAGGTGGATTTTCAGCCAGACGTGGAGCTGGTGGAAGTAGCCGTCGTGGTGGATTTGGAGATCGGAGAGGATTCTCTGGAATGAGTGATAGACGAGGTGGAGGTGGTGGAGGTTTCAGAGGAAGTAGAGGCAGCAGCAGAGGTGGTGGTAGTTCAATGAG ACGAGACAGATCACCAATAAGAAGAGACTTTGATCCACCGCCAAGAAGAA GTGAAAGTGACAGATTTGGAGGCCCACCACGTTCTAGAGACTATAACCAATCCCCTCCAAGGGACTACAACAGAGGTCCACCAGTAGACAG TCGCATGCCCCCTAGTAGGAGTGCCTCAACGAGAGATTACCCCAGTCGTGATTATCCCCCACAGTCTAGAGCCTATACTCCTCCACCTCCTTCTAGGGACTATGGGTCAAGAGACTATGATCGAGGTCCTCCTTCCAGGGACAGAGGCCCACCATCCAG CAGAGACTATGGACCACCTAGCAGAGAATTCAATGGTGCACCAAGCAGAAGCAGCTTTGGAACAAGGGACCCCATAAGTTCAATGTCTAGAGATGACTTCCCCAGCAGTCGGGACACATACAGTAGGGATCCTCCAGCGCGAGACTACCCAGTGTCCAG AGACTTTGGTAGCAGTAGAGGCCCACCAGCTAGAACTTATGATGATAGAGGTGCACCCTCGAGAGACAGAGGACCTCCACCAAGGGATTATGACTCATACAGAG ATAGTGGAAGATCAAGTGGTCCACCTCCAAGCAGATTTAATGGCCCAG ATAGTGGACGATCAAGTGGTCCTCCCCCTAGTAGAAGTGGCCCACCACCAAGTAGAAATGGACCTCCCCCAGGAAGGTTTAGCAGCCTTG GTTCTTCAAGAGagacttcaaatatttcaagacCATCAAGAGGTCCTCCTAGGGGACCTCCAAGTCCAAGGGGACCACCACCTAGGGAAGATAGAAGTAGAGACAGAGAAAGCTTTAGCGCTGGAAGTCGAAGACCTGCTCCGTCTGATAGCAGAGGACCGCCAGTTAAAAGAGCTAGGCCTGGAGGCCCACCAAGAGGTGGTGGACCTCCTTTTAGACGATAA
- the LOC139517908 gene encoding RNA-binding motif protein, X chromosome-like isoform X9 — translation MRNGDDRRGSSDRRGGGSFRGYSRGGGIGDRRNSFEKRGGFSARRGAGGSSRRGGFGDRRGFSGMSDRRGGGGGGFRGSRGSSRGGGSSMRRDRSPIRRDFDPPPRRSESDRFGGPPRSRDYNQSPPRDYNRGPPVDSRMPPSRSASTRDYPSRDYPPQSRAYTPPPPSRDYGSRDYDRGPPSRDRGPPSSRDYGPPSREFNGAPSRSSFGTRDPISSMSRDDFPSSRDTYSRDPPARDYPVSRYVPGSSRDSLGLRDSYGGSAMVRDLSPARDFGSSRGPPARTYDDRGAPSRDRGPPPRDYDSYRDSGRSSGPPPSRFNGPDSGRSSGPPPSRSGPPPSRNGPPPGRFSSLGSSRETSNISRPSRGPPRGPPSPRGPPPREDRSRDRESFSAGSRRPAPSDSRGPPVKRARPGGPPRGGGPPFRR, via the exons ATGAGAAACGGAGATGACAGAAGAGGAAGTTCAGATAGGAGAGGTGGTGGAAGTTTCAGAGGTTACAGCAGAGGTGGAGGAATAGGAGATAGACGTAACAGCTTTGAAAAAAGAGGTGGATTTTCAGCCAGACGTGGAGCTGGTGGAAGTAGCCGTCGTGGTGGATTTGGAGATCGGAGAGGATTCTCTGGAATGAGTGATAGACGAGGTGGAGGTGGTGGAGGTTTCAGAGGAAGTAGAGGCAGCAGCAGAGGTGGTGGTAGTTCAATGAG ACGAGACAGATCACCAATAAGAAGAGACTTTGATCCACCGCCAAGAAGAA GTGAAAGTGACAGATTTGGAGGCCCACCACGTTCTAGAGACTATAACCAATCCCCTCCAAGGGACTACAACAGAGGTCCACCAGTAGACAG TCGCATGCCCCCTAGTAGGAGTGCCTCAACGAGAGATTACCCCAGTCGTGATTATCCCCCACAGTCTAGAGCCTATACTCCTCCACCTCCTTCTAGGGACTATGGGTCAAGAGACTATGATCGAGGTCCTCCTTCCAGGGACAGAGGCCCACCATCCAG CAGAGACTATGGACCACCTAGCAGAGAATTCAATGGTGCACCAAGCAGAAGCAGCTTTGGAACAAGGGACCCCATAAGTTCAATGTCTAGAGATGACTTCCCCAGCAGTCGGGACACATACAGTAGGGATCCTCCAGCGCGAGACTACCCAGTGTCCAGGTATGTACCTGGTTCTTCTAGGGACTCCTTGGGACTTCGTGACAGTTATGGAGGCAGCGCTATGGTCCGTGATTTATCACCAGCTAG AGACTTTGGTAGCAGTAGAGGCCCACCAGCTAGAACTTATGATGATAGAGGTGCACCCTCGAGAGACAGAGGACCTCCACCAAGGGATTATGACTCATACAGAG ATAGTGGAAGATCAAGTGGTCCACCTCCAAGCAGATTTAATGGCCCAG ATAGTGGACGATCAAGTGGTCCTCCCCCTAGTAGAAGTGGCCCACCACCAAGTAGAAATGGACCTCCCCCAGGAAGGTTTAGCAGCCTTG GTTCTTCAAGAGagacttcaaatatttcaagacCATCAAGAGGTCCTCCTAGGGGACCTCCAAGTCCAAGGGGACCACCACCTAGGGAAGATAGAAGTAGAGACAGAGAAAGCTTTAGCGCTGGAAGTCGAAGACCTGCTCCGTCTGATAGCAGAGGACCGCCAGTTAAAAGAGCTAGGCCTGGAGGCCCACCAAGAGGTGGTGGACCTCCTTTTAGACGATAA
- the LOC139517908 gene encoding RNA binding motif protein, X-linked-like-1 isoform X10: MPIDEQEKDRPGKVFVGGLTPDVTEEDLEKKFTAYGRVTEVILIREKDTSQSRGYGFVTFENPLDAEDAVKDLDKKEVNGKVIHVEQAVKPKSERERIRRRSPDTRMRNGDDRRGSSDRRGGGSFRGYSRGGGIGDRRNSFEKRGGFSARRGAGGSSRRGGFGDRRGFSGMSDRRGGGGGGFRGSRGSSRGGGSSMRRDRSPIRRDFDPPPRRSESDRFGGPPRSRDYNQSPPRDYNRGPPVDSRDYGPPSREFNGAPSRSSFGTRDPISSMSRDDFPSSRDTYSRDPPARDYPVSRDFGSSRGPPARTYDDRGAPSRDRGPPPRDYDSYRDSGRSSGPPPSRFNGPGSSRETSNISRPSRGPPRGPPSPRGPPPREDRSRDRESFSAGSRRPAPSDSRGPPVKRARPGGPPRGGGPPFRR, translated from the exons ATGCCAATTGATGAACAAGAGAAGGACAGACCTGGTAAAGTCTTTGTAGGAGGTCTGACACCTGACGTTACTGAAGAAGATCTAGAAAAAAAGTTCACTGCTTATGGTCGTGTAACAGAAG TCATACTAATCAGAGAAAAAGATACCAGTCAGTCCAGAGGCTACGGATTTGTAACTTTTGAAAACCCACTTGATGCTGAAGATGCAGTGAAAGATTTAGATAAAAAG GAAGTAAACGGGAAAGTGATTCACGTGGAGCAAGCAGTAAAACCAAAAAGTGAGCGTGAACGAATTAGACGAAGAAGTCCAGACACAAGAATGAGAAACGGAGATGACAGAAGAGGAAGTTCAGATAGGAGAGGTGGTGGAAGTTTCAGAGGTTACAGCAGAGGTGGAGGAATAGGAGATAGACGTAACAGCTTTGAAAAAAGAGGTGGATTTTCAGCCAGACGTGGAGCTGGTGGAAGTAGCCGTCGTGGTGGATTTGGAGATCGGAGAGGATTCTCTGGAATGAGTGATAGACGAGGTGGAGGTGGTGGAGGTTTCAGAGGAAGTAGAGGCAGCAGCAGAGGTGGTGGTAGTTCAATGAG ACGAGACAGATCACCAATAAGAAGAGACTTTGATCCACCGCCAAGAAGAA GTGAAAGTGACAGATTTGGAGGCCCACCACGTTCTAGAGACTATAACCAATCCCCTCCAAGGGACTACAACAGAGGTCCACCAGTAGACAG CAGAGACTATGGACCACCTAGCAGAGAATTCAATGGTGCACCAAGCAGAAGCAGCTTTGGAACAAGGGACCCCATAAGTTCAATGTCTAGAGATGACTTCCCCAGCAGTCGGGACACATACAGTAGGGATCCTCCAGCGCGAGACTACCCAGTGTCCAG AGACTTTGGTAGCAGTAGAGGCCCACCAGCTAGAACTTATGATGATAGAGGTGCACCCTCGAGAGACAGAGGACCTCCACCAAGGGATTATGACTCATACAGAG ATAGTGGAAGATCAAGTGGTCCACCTCCAAGCAGATTTAATGGCCCAG GTTCTTCAAGAGagacttcaaatatttcaagacCATCAAGAGGTCCTCCTAGGGGACCTCCAAGTCCAAGGGGACCACCACCTAGGGAAGATAGAAGTAGAGACAGAGAAAGCTTTAGCGCTGGAAGTCGAAGACCTGCTCCGTCTGATAGCAGAGGACCGCCAGTTAAAAGAGCTAGGCCTGGAGGCCCACCAAGAGGTGGTGGACCTCCTTTTAGACGATAA
- the LOC139517908 gene encoding RNA-binding motif protein, X chromosome-like isoform X6, which translates to MPIDEQEKDRPGKVFVGGLTPDVTEEDLEKKFTAYGRVTEVILIREKDTSQSRGYGFVTFENPLDAEDAVKDLDKKEVNGKVIHVEQAVKPKSERERIRRRSPDTRMRNGDDRRGSSDRRGGGSFRGYSRGGGIGDRRNSFEKRGGFSARRGAGGSSRRGGFGDRRGFSGMSDRRGGGGGGFRGSRGSSRGGGSSMRRDRSPIRRDFDPPPRRSESDRFGGPPRSRDYNQSPPRDYNRGPPVDSRDYGPPSREFNGAPSRSSFGTRDPISSMSRDDFPSSRDTYSRDPPARDYPVSRDFGSSRGPPARTYDDRGAPSRDRGPPPRDYDSYRDSGRSSGPPPSRFNGPDSGRSSGPPPSRSGPPPSRNGPPPGRFSSLGSSRETSNISRPSRGPPRGPPSPRGPPPREDRSRDRESFSAGSRRPAPSDSRGPPVKRARPGGPPRGGGPPFRR; encoded by the exons ATGCCAATTGATGAACAAGAGAAGGACAGACCTGGTAAAGTCTTTGTAGGAGGTCTGACACCTGACGTTACTGAAGAAGATCTAGAAAAAAAGTTCACTGCTTATGGTCGTGTAACAGAAG TCATACTAATCAGAGAAAAAGATACCAGTCAGTCCAGAGGCTACGGATTTGTAACTTTTGAAAACCCACTTGATGCTGAAGATGCAGTGAAAGATTTAGATAAAAAG GAAGTAAACGGGAAAGTGATTCACGTGGAGCAAGCAGTAAAACCAAAAAGTGAGCGTGAACGAATTAGACGAAGAAGTCCAGACACAAGAATGAGAAACGGAGATGACAGAAGAGGAAGTTCAGATAGGAGAGGTGGTGGAAGTTTCAGAGGTTACAGCAGAGGTGGAGGAATAGGAGATAGACGTAACAGCTTTGAAAAAAGAGGTGGATTTTCAGCCAGACGTGGAGCTGGTGGAAGTAGCCGTCGTGGTGGATTTGGAGATCGGAGAGGATTCTCTGGAATGAGTGATAGACGAGGTGGAGGTGGTGGAGGTTTCAGAGGAAGTAGAGGCAGCAGCAGAGGTGGTGGTAGTTCAATGAG ACGAGACAGATCACCAATAAGAAGAGACTTTGATCCACCGCCAAGAAGAA GTGAAAGTGACAGATTTGGAGGCCCACCACGTTCTAGAGACTATAACCAATCCCCTCCAAGGGACTACAACAGAGGTCCACCAGTAGACAG CAGAGACTATGGACCACCTAGCAGAGAATTCAATGGTGCACCAAGCAGAAGCAGCTTTGGAACAAGGGACCCCATAAGTTCAATGTCTAGAGATGACTTCCCCAGCAGTCGGGACACATACAGTAGGGATCCTCCAGCGCGAGACTACCCAGTGTCCAG AGACTTTGGTAGCAGTAGAGGCCCACCAGCTAGAACTTATGATGATAGAGGTGCACCCTCGAGAGACAGAGGACCTCCACCAAGGGATTATGACTCATACAGAG ATAGTGGAAGATCAAGTGGTCCACCTCCAAGCAGATTTAATGGCCCAG ATAGTGGACGATCAAGTGGTCCTCCCCCTAGTAGAAGTGGCCCACCACCAAGTAGAAATGGACCTCCCCCAGGAAGGTTTAGCAGCCTTG GTTCTTCAAGAGagacttcaaatatttcaagacCATCAAGAGGTCCTCCTAGGGGACCTCCAAGTCCAAGGGGACCACCACCTAGGGAAGATAGAAGTAGAGACAGAGAAAGCTTTAGCGCTGGAAGTCGAAGACCTGCTCCGTCTGATAGCAGAGGACCGCCAGTTAAAAGAGCTAGGCCTGGAGGCCCACCAAGAGGTGGTGGACCTCCTTTTAGACGATAA